One Thermomonas paludicola genomic window, CTTGCCGTTGAAGCGAGGTCAAAAAATGTCTTATCAGATCATGCGTTGTGCGGGTGTCAATGTCTTTGCAAAGCACGCGCGGCTTGTTGCTCTTCACAGGTCTAACACCTGAGTTAAGCCGCGCCGCGAAGCGGCGTCGGCTTGAACGAATTGTTAGAACTCACGAAGCATGTCCTCAGCGCATCCGTCGCGATATTCCTCCAAGTCAAGCATTGTATTGTGAACGGCAGCCGCATCGACTTTGTCTCTAACGATCAGGTGCACTGCCTCAATAAATGCAATCGCTTTTCTTTGTTCAAAATTTTTGCCGTGGACATAGGAGTTGCATGCAAGAGTTGTGCTTCTGTAAGCGTCAGAAGCGCGGATTGTGTCCGGCCAAGGAACAAGCTTGACATTGGCTGTTCCAGGGGTCCAACAAAGCATAGCGTTCGTGCAATCGAAGCGCGGATCTTCTAGCTTTTTGTGCATGATCGAAATTCTCCCAGTGAGTTCTAACACCTGAGTTAAGCCGCGCCGCGAAGCGGCGTCGGCTTGAACGAATTGTTAGGCGCGTCGCGATAAAGCCGGGCGCAGCACCTTGGCAGCCAAGCCTGCCACAACCGCCACAATGAAGCCAAAGCCGGCGAAGAGTGCGAATGCCTTTGCCCCAGTTGGCTCAGGTGGCCCGGCTTGGAGGAAGCAGGCCACGTAAAACACAACAAATGTGGCAACGCCGCTTGCCACGGACGCAAGCCAGAAATTCCGGATGCGCCAATGCGTGACAACGGCCATCACGATTGCGATAACAAACAGCACGATCACGCCTTGAGGAAGTTGCGGCATTTGCAAGACTCCTTGGTTAAGCGCCTAACACCTGAGTTAAGCCGGACCGATTTGCGGCCACGGCAGAGTGACAATCTTACGTTGCTCTGCCGAGGCCGCGAAACGGTCTCGGCTTGAACGAATTGTTAGGCCTGTTTACGGCAGTAGGTGTATGCCAAACGGGCGAAGCACTACTGCGAACAAACCAAAACAGACAAAGGTGATGACGGCGGACGCCAGCATGCTTGGCCAGAAGCCGATACGAGCGAGTAGCCAAGGAAAGGCGAGGAACATCGGCAGCGTGGGAACTACGTACCAGAATGTATACCAGGCGTGGTTGGCGATTTTTGCCTGAGGCTGCTTGTCGACGTACAGCCAGATCAGGGCGAGAAACGTGACAAGCGGCAGTGCAGCGAGAAAGCCGCCGAGCTTGTCGCTTCGCTTTGCCACCTCCGAGACGATCACAACGACTGCTGCAGTCAGCAAGTACTTGGAGATCAGCCAGCCCATGAACTCTCCAGAACAGGCCTAACACCTGAGTTAAGCCGTGCCACTGCACGGCCGCAAACAAGAACGAACATACCGAAAAAAATTGCGGCCGTGAAGTGGCATCGGCTTGAACGAATTGTTAGACCTGTGCGCTCTTGCGGTGAACCGCGAAACGAACAGGCTGGAAAGCGAATTTGTACCACGAAACCAAGCGCCGTGTCAGCTGCGCGAAACTCGCTCTGGCTCTTGCTCTACAAGCGAACGCAGGCTGTAGATTTTGACTTTGATCTTGTTGCAAATTTGAAAGCTTCTTGCCGTTGAAGCGAGGTCAAAAACATCTTTCCAGATCATGAGCTGTTGCGAGTTTCAATGGCTTCGCAAGGAAAGCGCGGCTTGTTGCTCTTCACAGGTCTAACACCTGAGTTAAGCCGCGCCGCGAAGCGGCGTCGGCTTGAACGAATTGTTAGGTGGCACATGGAACCGACACGGATCAACAAGGCAGTCGCCAAGGTGCAAATCGACGCGGAAAGCCTGCGCGAGCAGAACATCGCTCGCCGCATGCTCGGCGAGCCGGTGCTGCACGAATGCAGCATTTGCGGGCATTGCGCGGAGTGGAACGATTCGTGGACGTGGTACGGCAGCGAGCTTGATGCCGATTCTGGAAAGGTGGCGAAGTTTTGCAGCGCGGAGTGCATGGGCAAAGAGCCTGGCGCGAAAGTGCTGCAACGGGTGCGACGTGCCACCTAACGCCTGAGTTAAGCCGACCTGCGTAGTGGCGGCGGCGGAGTGCTAGCGTACCGCAAGCACGCAGGCGCCGCCACGAAGTAGGGTCGGCTTGAACGAATTGTTAGGCGGCACTACCACGTGCCACCGCGAGCCGCTTCAACACGAGCCCATACGCTTGGTGTGCTGCTGGTCCACACACCGCCAAGTAGGTGATGAAATGCCGGATCACGCCGAGCATGAAGTTCAATACGCTCGATAAAGTTGGGGCCAGCGTAATCAATTAGATCCTCAAGCGGTCCAGCGGCGAGGCTGCCAATGACAGAATCGGGTGGATTGCGCGACAGAATCTCCAAAATTGCAGCCCAGCAATCCTCAGCGCTTGCCGCATCGGAGGGAAGCATGAAGCGCTCTGCCGCCCAAAAGAGTGGGTGGCCATCAAGCGAGCGTTCGCTGTCTTGCTGCAGAGCGATGTAAGCGGTTGCCCAGTCTCTAATGGCTTGCGAATCCATGCATGTGCCGCCTAACACCTGAATTAAGCCGCGCCACGAAGTGGCGTCGGCTTGAATGAATTGTTAGGCACCAACCGCGAACCGTTATCCACGACTGGTGCCTTGAACCAAGGCAAGCGCCTCACCAAGCACGCCTTGACCCATTGTGTCTCGAACGGTGTCGTTGAGCGAGCCGGCTAGGAACTCCTCCCAAGAGCAGGTCCGAGAGCCGGAAGAATGCGCGAAGCGGCCAACGGCAATGCACACCGTGCGATTGTCTAATGCCATGAGCTGATACAACTCGCCGCCAGAGATGTCTAGGGTCCACTCGCGAATCTTTTGTGGCGGTTTGTAGGGAGCTGTCATTGGTGCCTAACACCAGAATTAAGCCGAGCCGCGAAGCGGCTTCGGCTTGAATGAATTGTTAGGCTGCGGCCCCATTAATGCGTGCGGCTAAAGAACAGCACAAGGAGAAGGGCGACCACTAGCCCGGCTTGGACACAGCGATCAATAAATTTGTCCTGGTTGATCTCCCACCACGTTGGTGTTGGCACTCCTGAAAGAAGTAGGCGGAATCCTTGGTCATCATCAGCAGCGATGGTTATTGGGAGCCCATCTCTATCTGACTTGGTTGTCAAGATTGAGCCATCTGGAAGTAGGTACAACATCGCGTCACCTGCAGGGATTATGCGTCGTGACGGATG contains:
- a CDS encoding DUF3147 family protein, translating into MGWLISKYLLTAAVVVIVSEVAKRSDKLGGFLAALPLVTFLALIWLYVDKQPQAKIANHAWYTFWYVVPTLPMFLAFPWLLARIGFWPSMLASAVITFVCFGLFAVVLRPFGIHLLP
- a CDS encoding DUF6869 domain-containing protein, which translates into the protein MDSQAIRDWATAYIALQQDSERSLDGHPLFWAAERFMLPSDAASAEDCWAAILEILSRNPPDSVIGSLAAGPLEDLIDYAGPNFIERIELHARRDPAFHHLLGGVWTSSTPSVWARVEAARGGTW